The DNA segment TGCTCTTTTAAACAGCCTAAACACAACACCCAGCGGTAAGGATAGTTTGTTAAAAAGAGCATTCGCCCCCTCCTCAAATATAGTTGCTGTGGTTGTTAAATGTCACTTGCTTTACCATCTGCCATTTAAATCCTACACAACTTATTAGctaggatttttttaaaccgttttgtatattttgtactttttttgattttccttttatctttctttttataCTTGCATATACTTTTGCGTAACTTTTCAgagattttttgtattttttttttgtttgctgtttctttttctgtttcgctaattttggacttttttttgttgatattgTTGATCATTTCAAGTAtggtttgtttcttctcttctGTTTTTTCCTGTCTCCCCAAATATACGATAACCGCCTGCGAGCTGGCGTTATGTCATTTGTAACCATTTTCCATTATCGCGTAagtttctcctttttctcATGTTATTCTCAATTCCCGATGTAATCCTACTTTTATCGTACTATTCCGCGACGCGACTTTCTTAAACCTTctctccactctctctctctcctcccgCTTAAACGATTCATAGATCTTATCCAACGaattaaattgtttcttttttcttttgttttctgactgcgctttttttgttctacacTATTATAGCAAATAAGTGTGTTCTAGAAGTATGCAATTTCTTACTcaaaaaaagggaggaaaacaaaataaaattaacatttaCCAACCGAAGAGTAGTGCTCTCcgcacgtgctgctgctgttgttgttgccgctCTTTCCTTGCCTTGTTGATGTTAGTGTGCCGTCCCGTTGTTAGTCCTTTTCTTACTTGCTTCTccattcgtttcgtttgcacGGATGCAGTTGATTATGTTTGATTCTCTTCCGAACCGCGTCAACATCAGTTAATCTCGCCAGCGACATCGAACCAAAGCTACGATTTGTTCCTTGGCGCACAACACCACATGCTGTGCAATCGTTTCTTTGGGGTGCGCGCTGTGCtcacgtcgtcgtcgttctaTTGCCACATTGCCTTGGTCAACTTTAGTAAAGCAAATTTATCACTcttttcgctgctgctgctgctgctgcttctgctggtgCCACCGTCCACTATACGATGATGTTATCACAATATGGGATGCTGCTATGCAATGATAGCGGATCCTTTCAAAGCCCGATAGCCCCAATACCCCGTCCTTGATGCTTCGTGGCGCCACTTCATAGTCCACCTTGCTCGATGGTAGGTCAAGGGTTTCAGAAAGCTGGTCAAATATTTGGGGCGGGGAGGGGGCCGGGGGGATGTACGTACTTTGAAGTTTTGTTTGTGCACAGCGCACCCGTGCATTGTTGCAGCATAAAACACTGTCTGGACAGTCACAAACGTtcattctgttttttgttttcgtcatAACAGCAATGTGAAGGGAGTTTGTTGCAACAAAACCGCTCTCTTTCTCCATTCTTTTACATATCCGTCGTCGTAATCGATACTGAGCGAAGCTGAATGCGGTCATTTTTCCGAAAAGTTGCATTCAAACCATACATCCGACTCGATACGATACtaaacaattatttaaagAGATAAgagggtgtgtttgtgtgtacgtgaTCGAGCGATCGTTCGATCGACTGATCGCCGCGCGCCATTTTACTCGTCAACAAACTGTTCACACACTGCTACGATCGGCGATGTTGGCCAATCTTCCCCATCGTCTTCGGAGCTTACGCTGCCAGTTCTGAtgatgaaatagaagagaaagaagagaggGGGTTGTTTTAGAGAGGCCATTCTTGGGGACAAAAAGGCTTGGGCCTCTCCCACTTGACGTTGAGTTTGCAGAATTCAAccaaaaacgacacatacctGAAGCGAAGATTGCTGTTGCTCATGTGACCATGGGTATGGTGGTGTTCGGCAATCGTTGGCAAATAGGAGGTCAACTTGTCAGTAGGGCGCAGCACGCGCATGGTACGGGACGAAAGCTTCCATACCAGCCGCTGCTTGTACGGGATCTTGTGCTGACCGTTGTACAGCGAAAGAATCTTCGTCACAATGCTGTGACTGTAAAGGAAGCTGCTGTCCGGGATCTGCAGCAAACGTGCCGATAGAGAGTGGGTAAAGaaagaaatttaaatgatATTAAAATTATAGAAAAGACTATTACAAACAACAGGTTACGAAGAAATCGACGAAGAAACTTACTCGACAGAATTTCTGCAGCTGGATGGCGTAGTCAACGAGATCGTGAATCTGCTGGTGCACCAACCCGTTGTCCTTGTTTGCGCTGACGTACACATCCATCTGGGTGAAGATCATCACGAGCGCCAGCTCGGACGGGCGAATGCTCGCGCAGCTCGCATCGCACGCCAGTATCTCCAGCCGCATCTCGAGATCGGCCAGCGAGATGGCGGATTTGAATATTTCCGACAGCCCGAGTGCATTCGCGGCTTTCTCGAAGATGTAGTAGAACAGCCGGATGAACGAGAGCGCCGTTACCGGGGCCAGGTTCATCTGAACGCCCAGCTTGTTGGCGACAATGTCCGCCATTCGCACCAGATCGCGTGACGTACAACGGCACTAGAATAGAAGAAAGGGCGCAATAAAGCAAATTAGATTAAACATACATTAATTAACAGTTTTCCTAAGTTATTATTATACCATTATCGACCAATAATGAACAACAATTTGTCGTTCGTAAAGACCTTCAGACGATATTTCATACCATTTAAACGAAAACTCATATGGCATTTATTTCATTGCACCACTCAGCACCACTCCTCAACCGTTCCTCGCTTCTACTTGAAACATCAAATgcatgcgcacacacacacacacactgctgtaTGTGCTCATGTTGATGAAATCATTCGATAGACGTATGTGCCCTCCTCTCCCAATGCTACATTTACTGCTACTGTGTGTCCGCAACAGTCGTTGGCCGACTATCAAGACAAGGGTGATTTATgcatcacacaaacatactACACACACGATGATGTCTATGTTTACACATAGAAAAAAGGGACAAGAGAAGGCAGAGGCACCAACACACCAAGAGTGCAACCGAAACAACACTCAATGTTGCAAGTGTTAAGTGATTTGAACATGCCAATAGAAACCAAGCCCACGACGCGTTGGATAGACGATGGTAAACAGTCGCTGGCTGACCATGGTCGTCGCCTTTAAACCTAGGGAGTTTGATAACCAAACAACGGTATGCGTTGCTGGCGCGTTGGGCTTGCCCTCATGTGCCCGAAGCACATCTGCAGTTGGGCGATGGCCGCCGTACACAAGAAGCCCGGGTACGTTTTGCGTACTTCACAGTTTTATCGATCATACGCGATCCCTCTACCGCTTGCGTACACAACACTCACACTCCTCCAACGCGGATGGGtggtttgtttacgctttgtCTGCCTGAACGTGTGGACGAGGGGAGACGGGGAAGAAGAGATTAGTTTGGTAACGGCCAGCCCCTCAAATGCATGCATACAGTGCGTGATACAAGTATGTTACTCGCTGTAGGGCGGTTTAATGGTGGTGTTGATTATTGTTACACTAATCAACACCACCCTCGCCCTCGCTCGTGTGAGGGTAGTGGTGGAGTGCGCGCGTTGCCTAGCTTGAATCTAGATATGAAACAAGAGAGCTcctatttgtttgctttgtacgTTTGGTTCAACACACCACAGCGCGCATGTAGAGGTGTGTGTGCACAGCTAATTTTCGTTCATCAACACACTACCGGCCCGCTGTGTTCGACAAAATGGCAATAGGAAAGTGCAACATCATCATTATATGGCCGTGCGTGAACGCTCCCTCCTCTGTACACTGTATAAACATTTTACCTCGCGCGGAAGGGCGGAAATGTCAATTCATTTAATACCTTCCATCCCTTCCCCTCGTTCTACCTCTTCACCCTATTTTAGTTGAAGATTCACACAAAACCTTAATCCAATAACACCACCATCCCGCCCCGCCACCGGCCGTCGGTGTGTTTACTCAGTCGAAAACGATCGATTTCTATTTTCATGCCCCTTGGAATCCGAAGCGTGTCAAGTCAACGCAAAAGGGCCACCACATCGCACAGAGCAGAGGGAGGGACTAGGAGCGAATGATGTGGTACACGCACACGCAGTAGGTTTTATACATAACTTCACAGATCCCGCGCCTCACAACAAAATTGCCCGAGATCTTTGCTTCTATCGTGGTAGTGATTGTGTGATGATGGTTTCTTATTCCCAGAGTTCAGGGTTTAAATTACTCAACCACAATTCTATCCTAGAGAGGAATGGTCCTCTGATGTATCTGATCTATATATATTTCTTATTACTGGGCTGTAATAGAGTAAAAACGATCACTTACCTGCGAGATAGCGATCAGATCCTCCGTGTCGATGATCGGCAGGCTGAGCTGCTGCACCGCCAGATGGAAGGAGCTGACCGAAATGCACGCCATGTGCTTCGGGCGGACCTTCATCTTGGTCAGGAAGCGATCAACCAAGTTAATGGCAGCGAACAGGACATCGTTCGGCAGCTCGTACCAAACCTTCAGGCAGCGCAGCACATGGGCCGCTCCGTCGCGGGTGCCGATCGTGATTTCGCCATTCTGTGAAGCGAGAAGAAGGGGAGGAAAACATATATTagtatacacacacagtgtCATTGGCCTCCGTCAAGGATAAGCGTAGCATAGGTCGTAGGAGGATAATCGCAGAAGAGGAAGGAGGAAACCATCagtaaacaataaacaaacaaaaaaacaacggggATGGTTTGTCCAAAAGCGTtcataaatattaaacaaCCTTGGACGCATAGCAAAGCAAAATCAGGACCCAAATGTATACACCTCGAACCCCAAAACAAAATGCCcatcagtgtttttttggttagtGGTGAAGTGCAAGAGAAATAGagatttcttttttcataaatataaacaacaacaatctccTGCTCTAGAGCaatctgctgctgatgctgttgctgctgcgagaAAACGGTACGGAACGGCTcgcataccaccaccaccaaccaaaaccgaggtggtagtggtagtgatTATGTAAAAATGAGGTCAAAAATAACCTGAAACGAAACGTCTCCCGACCATCTTATGGAAGAGAGATTGTCAACAACGATGCTGAGCTGGTGCCGCCGCTGCTCTTCCCCAAAGTTGTTGACTGGTGGGGTATGGTGGTTCGTGGATGTTGTCTTGCGCATATAAAGCaacacacgcatgcacacacCTGACCGTAAACCGCAGAAGAGGAGTTCGCACCAACACACTGTGGTCACCACAACATCGCTGTTTACCTCATCGTACCCACCAACCTTCAAATTTCACCTCTCCCCGCTTGGTGAGGGGTATTTCGAATTGACCACATACCACACCATCTTAAGGAGGGCAAATGATgggtgagagagtgagagtaagagagagagagggtacAACACTGTTCATCGCAACATAAGGTCTCTTTCTATTTTGGCCGTACCGACCGGTTCAACAAAGTTTCACTTTTATTGGTTCCGAATGTTAAACACGTTGAAGAAACAACACACCCAGCGCACACTTCATTCAAGGATGCATTCAAATCATATTTGAAAGTCCTATTTATAATACATAGATTTGGAAAATTAATACCAACCCTGACGGGGTGGCAGCAGTAGAGCATGAGTCCTCTCTACTGCCATACTTCCTCCTTCCTCGCTGTAGGATAAGCTTGAAGGACTCAGCTGACAACATTGTTAATCAATCTCCCTCAGCACGTATTTGCTTCTGTTATCCTTCACCCAACTAAATACGGTCAGCTGTGTAtcgcactgtgtgtgtgagtgtgtgtgcgatgtAGTCACATCATCGTATGTTCGTCAGCTGAAGGCAACAACAGAGCAACACTCTGCTGAGAAGGACATCCTTGGGGCATGAACTTTTAATACGACGAACCAAGCCAACATTAAACGCCGTAGCGTAGGTAGACAACGACAGCTTTAAGACTACCAAAACCAGCTGTTGTGTGACGGTGTTATTCGAGCAAAAAATTCGCTCTTgtcttaaaacaaaaagaccATGGTTCAACTAACAACTGCTGCGAGTGTCAATTGCTCAATGAACCGTAAATAggaagacagaaaaaaaacgcacgatTGCACATTTGAATAATCGACACTAAATCCGACCTGCTTGAAAGGCCGTCGGGGTGCGTATATGTGGGGGAGAGAGTGACTGAGGAAGTGTTGTACACTTCATGCATGAATAACCATCCCCAACCGATGGATGGGAACGATATGCATCTGCGAACAACGACTCTGAGAGCAACCTCTACCTTGTGACCTGAACAACATATGCGATGATGATGTGTGTGGGGCTCTGCCGCTTCGTGCTTCCAACATCAGAAGCCATTAGCTGTGTGACCAGACGCATTAAGAAGTGAATCGGATCAAGCACCGATTACCTCGGAGTCATCCCCTTGGAGCGCCTGTTGCCTGTCCAAAATCAACGACAACACTCGCGTAAACACAGAAGGGAGAAGGGAGTGTACGACTCCCCACAACAACCTCGCGAACAAGTGAGCCTACGACGACGGGATTGAAGCGGTTGACATTGAAACCGAAAATAAATCTCGAATAGCTCGTTTCTGCCTCTTCCTCTCTTTCACTTCCACCACATCTTACTACTACCtggctgcctgcctgcctgtctgATCCTGCTCAAACAATTCCACCCCTTCACTGGGACCCAAACGACGATAACAAGACGGGTGCGGACGGACGTCAAACCGTACAGCGAAACGCAAAACTAGAATCCACACGAACATTCATGCACACACTAATGGGGCATTTATAAtgtctctttgtgtgtgtgtgtgtgtctgtcccTCGTACGTAATGATGGTTTCGCGTCGCCGTCTCGTCTTTCCTGCGACGAGCTGGTTTTCTCTGTCTCTTCTTTTTCGAACCTTCTATTGAACGGCATATATACGTGCGCGCATAAGAGACCCAAACAAGTCACTACTGGCACCAGTTTTAAACTCGTTCGACCGGTTCCAAAATTCGCATCCAGTCTGGGGGGTGGAGGTTTCAGGCGTCATCCTAAAACCAAAAATGCGTCAGAATCGATGAGTCGATCAGGCGGAAATAATTATAGATGCAGCATCATATCGTTTGCTGTGTCCCTTTGCTAGATGCATTTAGGAAACTGATCTTTTTTAGTATGATTCATCAATCCAATTCCATTCACTTTCGGGCTGTAATGGAGACGACCGCTTTTGTATAgagaataattgttttaatcaTTTTCCTCGTAATCTCTATGCACGACACAATCACATATTGTGTGTCCTGCAAACACTGTGTCCCAGATCACCCTTCTCTTTATGTTCACATGCTACACACGGTGCCATGCCGAAGAAGATCGCCCTACCGTGACGGTCACGCTCGCAATAAATGTATAAAAGGGAGCACGCGAGCGGCGGGCGGGCGGAAAAAAACGATGAACGACAATAATATATCCTACACCAACTAACCAAGCCTACCAACTCACAGCCATTCTAAGCACTCTACCAGCACCCCAGGCTACTATTGGATTGGTTGTGCTTTCGATGGCCATCCACCCACTTCTTGCGTCCGGGCGCGTTGAACCGTAGAGATTTGGGGCCAAATCAGCAAACGGACAAAAGAGGTGGACGCGCATAACAAAAGCATACTACATTTccctcgttctctctctctctctccctgtgtGCATAATGGCTGACCGATCAACGGACGATGATCACAAGAGCATACATAAAATGACGCTTCCGCTGTAtagttctctctctctctgtctcttcaCAGGCCAGAACAATGTTTGCTTTGTGTCCCTCCGCTTACATCTCCTCTGTGCTTGTGTATCTTTGAAATGCGTTGTTTCTGCTTCATTCATATGTAAATTCATCTTTTAAATATAGTACACTGCCTCCGATTGTCTTCGTTCACTCACTTCTCTTGCTTCTTTCTATCCGATTCTCTTTGCTTTCATGTGGGTTGGTTGATAATAAAAACGGTACATCCAATGCTAACTGAACGGAGGAAAATTCTCACAAAGACCGAGAGCGCAACAGTAGGTGGGAGAAATTATGATGCTATGTTTAACGGACAAGTACCAGTGAACTTGCGAGCTGTACATCATTCTCTCGCGGATGCCATGAAAGCGCACTACAGCAAACCAAAGAATAGTGCTGCTTCATAATCCATTCTTCCTCTGTTTCGCTCCACCGATCGAGCGAAAAGCAACGAAACGTCGCGCAGAACGAACAAGTGTTCTATTTATGCCCACATTTGAAGAGTAATAGCACCAGTAGCATGATTATCATTGTAAGTTCATGTTTTAGCTAGCGCGACTCTCCACAGAGGCATTGTACCGTACATCACACTAAGTTGTACTTCGAGATGTAAGGCGACGAAAAAGAACAAAGCCTTTCCTCCTGCGCCACATGCCTttttttgatgttgttttattgCGCACGATACGATACGCAACAGATGCGTAGAAAATAGAAACACGACGCAGCCGGCTTAGGCTGAGCAATTATTTGCTTAGAAAAGCGGCACACATGAAACTGAAGGCCATGGGGCCGCTGCGTCAATAAACCTAACTAGTCCAGAAAGTCCCATTCATGCTCGGTAAGCCCTAGTTACACTAGAACAAGCGGTAATGATGTCTGTTAGCGTACGCCTTAACATGGAAATCAGCACCGAAGTTAATTGTCCATTCTCAAAACAAAGGGAGATCTTTCTCCCCTTGTTTGAGCGCTTTTGGTATCAAAACGTTATTGAACAACAGAAGAAAAGCCATCGCCCTAAGACTTGCCCATCCGCCCTGTATCATTTCGTCAAGACAACCTCACTATCATCTTCCGTCGAGTGGTAGGAACAATTATCTCTCTGTCCCTCAAACCGCCATCCTAATCGGTTATCTTGGCAAAAAACAGCCGAGACAACAGGTCTCGGACTGACGTACATGATACACAGCCAGTGCGCGCAGCACAGTACGCCGTGTGTAAAGCTgttattatttctattttatcTCACATTATCACGCAGCCTTtacggaacacacacacacacttcactcGATGGGGTGACGTTGATAGCAATACACCTCCCCCGTGTTTCCAAAAAGGGCGTTTGGAGGCAAGGATGAAGCGTTGGGTACAGTACACAGATCAGTTAGTGTGTCCTCGCCATTTTGCTGCCGGTCGTTCACCTTTCTGTTCCACTGGCAGTATACTTTTTCGGTTTAATTTCACCCCATCCAATGGCCATCCGCCCCAAATTGAATGACTGATAAcgtgaaacaaaaatggaaacgGCAAGCTCATgctgcaaacaaataaaccgtCGCTATGATTAAATGTGTTGTGCGATTGGTCAGGACACTCTACTCAGGAAATGCACcatctcttcttctttgtgtAGTGAGTTTCGTGAGAGTCACAATGGCATGATGTTTTAGCGAACTCTGTACTCATCCGAGCAATTCGAACTAAATGCCGTCTGGAATAGATAAGACGGCAAAACTAAACGGAACGTGTACCATCATACTTTCCTCAAGTGTGCTGGTTCGTTCTTAATCCAAAACTATCATTGAGAAGGTCGTGTCGGATGTATAGGGGAGGATTTGCTCTAATTAGTGTACCACCAGCAACACATGTGGAAAAAAACCTCTCATTCCCTCCTCCAAGGGTAAACACCGACTATAAAGTTCATGTTATTGATTTGACACTGTGAAGCCGAGACGTGACGACACAAACTAAGCATCGAGGTGCTAAGAGACGCTctgcaaagcaaacaacactCTGTCGGTGGGCTCGGATTCTGATACACCCTCCTCTCCTATCCTGGCCCATTCCGTCTTGAAAAAGGCAACCCTTAACCGTGTCATGCCCGTTATCAGTGGGTCATGCCATCAGACAGGCAGACTCTAGGGGAGCGATAATAAAATATGCTATCAGCGTAACGGACAAATGGGCCgatgtgtttgcgtgtgtgtgtgattttttgtttggctatCTCTTCCTATGGGCATGTATTTCCAcatttcaacaacaacagcaactagACCGTGCGCCCAGGGCCGCAGAGTCAGCCGTTGTTTTGCAGTCCCTGTGGACCAATAATAGTAGCAATCGATGCAAATTTTTCAACCAGGTAAACCTCTCTTTTGCTGAGGTTACAAATAAAGAACGTCattaaaggaaaaacaaacacttatTAGTCTGAACGAAAACAACATGGTGTAATATGCACGCAGATGTTTTGTTCCAGAAAATTCGATTTTACGTCCTATAGATTAATTGACGACACACATGCTCAGCATGTCCCTAACACACATGCTAGCTAAGCACGGTAGTGTGTTGGTAGGCACGGCTTTAATTCGAACCGCTCAACATAGCGGACgagctccaccaccacctccttcGTGCAAGCCACACAGCCGGTTCTAAAAATAAGTGACTACGTGATCGCACGAACACGCTTAGCTTGCTTCTTTGTGGGGAGCaactgtgcaaaaaaaaacagccacccCCTAAGCTGTCGCCCTATTACGAACGAGAGACTGTTGAGCATAACACGCATACATTCTAACCCCACAACAGAACACACCATCACACACTCAGCGGAACGCACCAAATTTCAGTTCCTTTTAGCGTCGGTTTCCTACAtcgctgtgtgtatgtgtccatATCTAAAGAGGAAGAATTGCCCACGACTCGTCATGATGTCTGCAAAACaggtttttttggggggtgaACTTGCTTGCAGTAGACGAAAATGAAGGAAGAAGGTTAAACCGATACACAGAGGATTGCAAcggatgtttcatttttgaGGAGAAATCCTTCAAGTGTCGTACATTAAAATGTACCATTATTCCAAgcggaaattaaaaaaatggtgcCA comes from the Anopheles coluzzii chromosome 2, AcolN3, whole genome shotgun sequence genome and includes:
- the LOC120950564 gene encoding cyclin G: MSVPVSCYSVDSMNNIDQQPIGISGHGLPTSSSTARMMTMRMEEDDDHRPMMRMSPATNVHAHDQTMHHDQRMLSEEGRLGTPDAADGVLLASHDCRHGGHNTSATGSGSMHSSGASSGSESASYHYPPHHHHQHHRHRPMMMDTVDDDGTACANHDDGQDLADAAGAAAAAKCTSPQKHTTTTNNGSSSSSSSPSSAPSSPMAAAGGAAAAAAAAAAAAGTAAMSFEEMMAKLSELLALEPKYQPNLYLPQQSVNGEITIGTRDGAAHVLRCLKVWYELPNDVLFAAINLVDRFLTKMKVRPKHMACISVSSFHLAVQQLSLPIIDTEDLIAISQCRCTSRDLVRMADIVANKLGVQMNLAPVTALSFIRLFYYIFEKAANALGLSEIFKSAISLADLEMRLEILACDASCASIRPSELALVMIFTQMDVYVSANKDNGLVHQQIHDLVDYAIQLQKFCRIPDSSFLYSHSIVTKILSLYNGQHKIPYKQRLVWKLSSRTMRVLRPTDKLTSYLPTIAEHHHTHGHMSNSNLRFRTGSVSSEDDGEDWPTSPIVAVCEQFVDE